The Theobroma cacao cultivar B97-61/B2 chromosome 1, Criollo_cocoa_genome_V2, whole genome shotgun sequence genome contains the following window.
ttgattttaattttcaaggacttaattaaaagagtttgattaagtaatgggcccaatattataatttgttataatattgagagcttaattgcaaaattgaagttattttaacctaactatataagtcaccttttaactatttttcatatgagagtttttcataattgaagaaaacttaatttttgttagaAAAAGACAAGCGTTTCTCTCATTGCCGCCACTCCTTTtctgtgaaagagaaaattactTATAAAGCAATTTTTAAGAGAGGTTCAGCTAAGCatgtgaaaaaaagaaaagaacaattgTTGTCCTTTTTTATAATACAAAGCATAGTTAAAAACTCCCTTCTTTATTGAAGGTTCGTGTGCAATTGTGTGTActaccattggaggccaagcacttgattggctagggtttttgctcTTTCTAGTGTTTGTGGGATTGCTTCGGGAAATGTTATTGTGATTACAAAATTACttggcaaggtaactttctgaatagtaattaattttgtgcttttatatgttaaatatcaccaaggtgatccatgggtcAAGGTATGTTTtggttgtttagttataaagtattaattttctttctgctGCATATTTTGAGCATGTCGTCCATAGCTAAACCCATCATCAACAAATCTCATTTAGAAGTGTTGATGGAACTCATAGAGCTTCATGCCAAAAATCTATTGTAAAAGGTGCCTTTCGTGACCATCTTAAGACTTTAAAATGTGGATTCTTGGTCAACCTTGGAAGCTGCTCTGCATATCGAGCAAAGTTATGGGGTGTTTATTAGTGATTATTGTTGGCTTAGGATGATGGATGCTATCTAGTGATTTTGGCTATGGATAACAAAATATCTGTGCAGGTGATTCAAATGGAAGCAAATGAATCAAACGCTGAGCATTAAAGACCTCTTGAAGAAGGAATGacaaattaagataattcatGTGCATCACGAATCCAATTGCTCAATGGATTCTTTTGCAATTATGGCTTTTCAATATCTTATTGGCATGATGTTTCTCAAGGATCCTCCTAGGAGTAGTGCATTAATCCTATTAAGCAATATTATGGGAATTTCATTCCCACATACTATATTGATgtaattattctatttttatttctttctaaaaaaaaaaggataatttCCTCAACCTCTATATTAAAACTATTGTTTTTACAATATTATAGAAGTTACTACAAATAgtttttcttataaatatgaaattcttattttttatgctcAATGAATATGAAATTTCTTACCTGTATTAGTTCACGTTTAAAAGGGATAACGATTGAGGTTATTTTGTTTCACTGGTAAAGAAGGGATGCTCAAATCTCTAGATCTCATATTCAAGTCTAAACATTAGTAGGATTAGTCAACTTTATGCTGAATTTTTTCCCTATATgctaatttatttgtttgggtttttgtcattatttattttttaattaagataGGTATAATGTTTGACAACAACCtctaaactatttaagaaaattcaaacaagttcTTATTCTTCTATTATGTTCAATAAAGTTTCTGTGCTTTTATTTTGGGTCAAATAGACCCTTATCACTAATAGTTGACTAATTGTTAgtagtcaaaatatcacttatcattttatattcatgtGATGCCGACATAGAGAGTGAAAATGTCACCAAACCCATCAACATATCACATCATCATCCATTTTAATATgtgttgttgattttatcaCGCAAGTGTACATAtcataacaaataatataatagtAAGTAAAATATCGACTTTCATAGAGAATTGTACTAACTTTtgctaaatactaaaattagtACAACCTAATTTTATTCCAACAATCGAATTAaagtaatcaattaaaagcAAAACTAAAACTGAATAATAACTACATTAAATCTAAAAGTTAATTGACAAAACTTTACTTAGAAAAATCCAATTAATAAAAACCTAAGATTATTATATCCCTCAACACTTTATCTGaatcctctttttctctcGAAACTTACTTCAATGGATTGAATTGTTAACATAGAGtctcaatttatttataagtctttgtcgagatttataaaaatatctctttcaGTTagtttactatatgtctatctaaattgaattgaaaagatttattaaatttgtgCTCTAATCTTTGCTACATGCTACACATAGGTATATGTCTATCTTATATgtaaatcaaatcacctaaccAACTAAGTGAATTTGAACACATCTTATTCCATTCATAGCCTAATCTAATAAGTTGTAATTAAATATCCAAATCAAACTAATTAGTGTCGAGcaatttaaaacattaaacacaaaattggaataaacaactcaTATTCCATTGGTAATaaacaaaagagagataaaatattcaaaattacatattgagttcaatcataatcttagaaaaggtaaattagttcataatatctactaaaaacatcatctaaataaaattaaccattaatccaagtcaaaaaAAGTGGGAGAAGAATAAAAGTATagagagaaataaagaatttaAGCTTTCAAATCTCTaatcttctttgatttcccttattttcttgctttcaTTGATGGCTTCTCTCTAGAAAAGTTGCTTTGAATACCTCAATTGAAACATCTGAAAAAAGCCCTTTAAATACTTCTCAAAAGccctaattttcaaaaaatcgtaaaaatagaatttttaaataacgACACGACACCATGGCCGGCGTTGCCTTACTCTCAGCTACAATACAGTGCTTAAATTCTTCTAGGGCACCACAACGCCGTGCTCCCTGGTCCTTATATGGCAGCTTGGGAATCAAAGGCGTCACAGCCTCTTTCTTTCCAAGGCTGCAGCCTTCATTTTCTCATGCTGCCTTGTGTAGAAACTACAGTAATTCAACCTCTTCCAACGTAATTTTCACCTTAATCTAATCTAAATTAAATgaagtagtaaacataaaagttgtagttTTGTCTCTTTACTTTCCAATGGCTTAAGAATAATGTCAGTTGGACTTATGAAGTGAGagttatgctcaaaatactgcaacataaataaatgaagcTATCACCATACTTGTACGGATTATCACTAAATAaagtatttttatcaaatttcttacaaaagcaataaaataaGTCAGCaataactaaacttaaaataatttaaagtaatttaatattaaattaaactaaaataacttaaactaaattgACTCagcatgatttaaattaaattaagaaaattgacTAAAACTACCAAAATCCGCACCTAACACTCAAAAACTTAGctattttaatattcaaaatgtgacaaaataactttatgtaataaaattatcaatatattaatatgtcaCATCATCGTcatatgatataaaatgataagtgatatttcgactaataacaattagtcgactattaataataaaaatttatttaacttaaaataaaaatataaacgCTCGTTTAATTGAACCTAATAAAAGATTAAAgttatgtaaattttttggaatAATTCAGGaattttttcaagtattatattattaacatatcataatatcaaaaaaaaaaaaaactggcTATAATTCGAGCAGTGCTTGGGCAAGTAGAAATTAGTTAGAATATGCAACAGCTTCCAAGGAAAGTAAAGGTTTTTGTTTACCGAATTCAATTCGACATCTGGAGCCCATATTTAATCTAGAGAAATGGAGAAAATCAGAAAATTCATAGATTCAGGAAAATTGTATATGGAGTAGAAGAGGCCACAAGCCATTAGCGTACTCCTAAATGTACACGCGTAGGACCCATAGAGACTGGTCGGCTGTCATCTCCCATCAAAATGACTTGTACCTCGGGTTTCCTCACTTCCAAATCATTACAAGATAGAATTATTTGTTATGACCAAAATCAACCGCATTAGGTTTAATGCCAAAATATAATCACATGCCAACCCAATCTTTCTTAGTTTTTATAGATACAGGCCAAAGGACTActctttctttataatttttaatatattttaagaaataagaacaagtATACTCGGTCCAGTGAGTAAAttttttgtgctaatttaccCCCTGACGCTAATATTTAGTAATATTAGAAGTACAATATGTTCACAAGAtgctttttaaaaaacaaaaaaaaactgcGTACACATTACGTTTACTTTTCCTATTTTACAACcacaattttgaaataaaaaaaaataaactcaaTTACTTTTTTAGCGAAAAGATACCTAGACTTATTACTAAACCAAATATATTTAACAATTCAGATATTGTACAAAATATCCATGAAGTTAACTAAGTATTTAAAAGAGGACGCTCAAAACCCATATCTCTCATCTTATACTGCAGAGGAATTGCATGTTAATAACGTCCTGTCAGTCCCAacggaagagagaaaaaacaataatgtatatatttatgcatttAGGCTATATTAAGGGACCATTGAATGTGGTAGATGGTGATTATGTTCCCAGAAAGCTAACAAAGCTTTGGTTCTAGCTAGAACCGGATTATATCCTGGGATCGGtatatgtttttgtattttatgtATTCTTCCAGGGTTTTCTATGCacataacaaaaatatatattcccGTTGCCTTTGAAAATGACAACCAAAACAGCAACATCAAATCTGAATAGTAGATCTCATTCACATCTAATTGCCCACTTAATGAGTCAAATATGAAAGCTAAAACGagtttgatgagtcaaattgCAACTCATATAAGTAAAacaccaaaaaattaaaaagataaatagaACTGTTTTCAAATACTGATAACActcaatttataaataactAAATGAAAGTTAATTTGGGGCGTTGATTTATTACAAAGAgttgtagttttttttttttagaattagaaaaaaaagattagaattttactttttaaatagaaaaattatgtaccaatcaataaatcaaatgttcaGATACTATAGAGAGTTATAACTTGCTTGCAGTAATTATAGAAAAATCACCAGAGAGGGCTTGTGGGGATTGGGGTTTAATGGTAATTCGGCTTCAATTAAATGATAACGCTTATGTTGACAAAGAACATACAATTATTGTGTGGATTTATAGGAAAAATGTATAGCTAATTTGTAGTACTATTATTAAGTAGTAGAATATACAAAtgaaagatgaagaaaaagaggaatagAAAGCAACTTCTTATGGCCCAATGGCATGTCTCGCTTGGCCCTTGATGTGAACTTCATGTTCCTCCACTCCCTCCCTTCTCCTATTCCTTTCACCTCCACCTTCAACCCCCCTAATTTATTGCCTTATTTAGCAAAAGAAAGTTTAATCTGCATCGATCAAAACGAGATGTCGAGCGAAAGAGGGAAGGATGTAGCAGAAGGATCATCAAGGATTCCCGGTGATCATCAGCAACAACCTGCAACACCTAGCCGTTATGAGTCACAAAAGAGAAGGGACTGGAATACGTTTGGGCAGTACTTGAAGAACCAGAGGCCCCCAGTTCCTCTTTCACAGTGCAATTGCAACCATGTGCTAGACTTCCTTCGATATCTGGATCAGTTTGGCAAGACCAAGGTTCACCTGCAGGGATGCATGTTCTACGGACAACCCGAGCCGCCTGCTCCTTGCACTTGCCCGCTCAGGCAAGCTTGGGGCAGCCTTGATGCCCTTATCGGGAGGCTCAGAGCTGCCTACGAAGAGAATGGAGGGTCACCTGAGACCAATCCTTTCGCTAGCGGCGCTATTCGAGTTTATCTCAGAGAGGTCAGGGAGTGTCAAGCCAAGGCAAGGGGGATCCCttataagaagaaaaagaagaagccgAATCAAGGCAAGGGAACTGATGAATCCAGCTCCACCATGCAGTTCTCTTAGATTCATTTGGCTTCTTCTGGCGTACTATTTATGGTAATTTATCAATCTACCCGCTTCTGAATATGCTTTCATATGTacaatttcactttaaaatgcTAGATCTAGCAGTGCTATtattctcaatttcatgagATCAATAACTTTATGTAGTTTCTGAATTAAACGACTTGTTTTTAAGTGATTTTTGTTTACATTTAAATTAGTTACTCTTATAGTACTCTAGTAAATGACATTAAGCTGTCTGTAGCTACTGACATACAAAGACAAACCAATAACTTCTTAACTCATTTTCTGGTATACCAAatgcaaattaattaatccTCAATATCGTAAACCATTTTCCTTTGGCTTCCACTGAAATTTAGAACCTTCATATCTGAAAACAAGAACcctaattttcattttgacaCGCACACACTTGTATATAAACATTGGGTTGATGGAAGTCTCTGAGTGATGTTACTGATGGACTGAGTAGCTTTTACTACTAGGTATCTTGTACTCTTTGGAGACATTTAGTGAGATGGTGACAATGTAGTAACTCTATAAAGTAGATAGAAACAACAGAGCTGCTTGTATTATGGGGaagatttctctctctctctctcttctctctctctctctctcNNNtctctctctctctctctctctctctctctctctcacacacacacacacacatactCAGACCCAGACAGACAACAAACTAAAATTATGCAAATAATTAGACACTGTATAAATAGTTgctaaatttaatatttgataCTTCATGATAACTTTTCCTTGATTTAGCTCTTTTAAGATTCTGCAGATTTTGTGCCCCCATGAATGGTCAAGTGAGATATCATACTCTTTTTCATGTttacaaatatataatatataatatacaaATGATTAAAAGCAAACGACTAATCAATGTTTAAGGTTTCTTAACAAATCAACTTAGTTAATAGTTTAGTGTTTATCCATGCTTTTTGTGTAGCTTTTGCTCAATTCAATTAACATAATTAATGCGAATCTTTACGATGAGGGCGAAAACTAatgcctaattaattaattaacaattcTTTCGTTTAACGTTAACAATGACAACAATTTTACTAATGCCCCACtgattttgcttttctttagTGCA
Protein-coding sequences here:
- the LOC18612052 gene encoding protein LIGHT-DEPENDENT SHORT HYPOCOTYLS 10; the encoded protein is MSRLALDVNFMFLHSLPSPIPFTSTFNPPNLLPYLAKESLICIDQNEMSSERGKDVAEGSSRIPGDHQQQPATPSRYESQKRRDWNTFGQYLKNQRPPVPLSQCNCNHVLDFLRYLDQFGKTKVHLQGCMFYGQPEPPAPCTCPLRQAWGSLDALIGRLRAAYEENGGSPETNPFASGAIRVYLREVRECQAKARGIPYKKKKKKPNQGKGTDESSSTMQFS